Below is a genomic region from Brassica rapa cultivar Chiifu-401-42 chromosome A08, CAAS_Brap_v3.01, whole genome shotgun sequence.
ACAGATTCTGACTGTGAGTTTTCATCGGATTCTcattaaatttagtaaaaactCATAAATAAACAAGAGCTAATTCTATCTTGTTTTTATTACAGTCATAGTTCTTGAGATCTGATCAAAACATTCGTTCTTCAAGCCCTCGCAAGAATCTATTCAGCGTACAGGTAATTAAGACATAACACGAGAATCTCTTAAGCTTCTATGTTTGTCTTATCTAAAGCTTATGTGAGATGTTTTGTTCGATCATTTATGCAGATTCATACTCGTAAAGGAAATAACGAAACGAGTCTCTTATTTTGGAGGATTTTTTTGATGCATCTGCACGTGTACATGTATGTATACCTTGTTGTTTTTTTGCATGATTTGATATGTGGGCATTTGAGCCCATAGAGGCAGACATGTTCTTGAAACATTCATACATGTGTGTATTTATGTGATCATTTGTGTAATGTTAAGGTGGACAACCTTAAGTTTTAAAGGtgaactagatcttgacccgtgCCTCCGCACgggtatttgtttttaatttttgtaaacgtttaaaaattaaatacatgcATTATTGTACTAATCAAATTAGAAGAttctaattaattaaatataactgagttagttttattattctgaaaattttaaacaattttgattaatttactttttaataaaccaataaattaatctgatcatttaatctattttatagttttttatggattgcaaaattgaatttttgattttgatttttaaatgaaTGAATGATTGCATATCTTCTAAATTTATTAGGTAGCtaaatattaggtaatttcataACAATTTTTATAGAAATTGCTATTTATAAGGTCAGTGGCATTGAATTGTAATTATTGAGGAAAGCTTAGGGTTAAGATTTATTtgtacttcaattttaatagtttagatatttCTTCTTCAATGCTACATTCTTTGTGCGTTTGGTTaagttatttgtttttttttttttttttcgacagTTAAGTTATTTGTAAGAGAAGCCAAATGTTGAACTGAATAATACTTCTTCTAGTTTATCctttttatatatcatataaaaaatgttAGAGGTCCCAATCAATTACCAAAAAATATGAAGATTCACTCAGGATGAGGAGAAACTATAGCCACTTAATAATTTCCCCCGTTTTCTTGGATTAGTAGTAGTAAGTGctttcaaaataaaacaatgaATTGTGAGACTATTCTTCCCAGTCTGTCCTAGTTTCAAACACATACACCACTGCTTGCTACAATTAAAATACCACTAAttaaaataaccaaaacaaaattcaTAAACTAAACTATCCCTTTAGCATAAAAACATTGGTGTTTAATTTTTGACTTGCTTTCTCGGAAGTTTTAAAATCGAATATTTGACTAGTACAAGTTTGATCACATTCACACGTAACAGTTAGTTATGGGCTATTTCGGCAAAAAGTTAGAAAACACACTTCCGAAGAATCTCAAACATACGGAACTGAAAGTTTCAGCCCAAGCCCATTTTATATACATTGCTAGCAAAAACGTAAAGAAATTCTGAGAGCCACAACTTCCTAGGAATCTCCGGGAGaaagaaattcaaaaatacAATCGAAAGATTAAGCTCCACATCACGAAGGTCCCAGGAACCATACTTTTATTCTCTCTTTTTAGAAAAGTATCATTTTACCAGAACACGTTTTTTCTAACGAGTCGTAATCATGAAGCAACGTATTGATCATTGCATCCGTGAAAGGGCCAGTTCAGTCAATTAATCCTTTAgcgattagtttttttttttgactaatcgTATAAGGTGGGATCAAAAGATTTGCCTTCTCtcgtggaaaaaaaaaatgcaaatcaCACATTACTGCTGTCGCGAGTGCGTCGTATGATATTGCGCGACTTGTCCTAATCATAACAGATGACTCTATTTAACTCACGTGTTTTTTTCATGTTCTGTCGGGTCTCAGACAAGTgcattcttttgaatttttttcacaCGGAACTCCGGAAATTACGAGGCAGAGCCCCCACATGGCCCACGTTCTATTCTATCCGAGTTTCCGTTAAAGTTAACTAACAAGTTCTTGTAACGCATGAAAAGTCCCATGAATGCGAGTTATAACTACGATGCTGCCACCACGATAAGCTAGACTTAGTTCTTGTGAAAGGGCAGTTTTGTAGTTACACACATCTTTGGGGGGTTCCTTTGCGAATATGTAGCAGATTGGCTAACGGCGTTTGATAACGTGGTCGTCGGTTTGTAACTCTTTACGCGTAAGGAAAACGTGCGGGAAATTctaattgaaaaaaaagaattgtttAGTCTAAATTTAAAATCTGACCGTCCATAAACAGATATTCTGTaacaaactaaacaaaaacatgtGAGCATATTTAAATAGTAAGATAGGCGATGGATTTGTTATACCAAACTTATAACAATAAATAATCAACAATGGATTACTACCATTAACTTTAATATTGTTATGAAATTTCCTCTCTCTTTCACTCGAGGAATATTTATTTGCTATTAATGATGAATTATGCCAAATATCTGAATTTTCATTTAtcaataaaaagtaaaattactACATACTGAAAAAGaagaatgaaaataaaacaaaaataaaatattattttcatctttatttatttattggagGCTATTAAAAGCCACAGAAAATGAGTTTATAAAACACATGAGCGAGCTCGACGCATCCCACTTCTCTTTCTTCCATTTGACGCacagaaaaaggaaaaataagatAACAAATACATAACTAAAAACAAACAGAATTCTGGAGAATCTCTCCTTATTATTCACAATATGTCAAGAAATGAAGATGGTGAGGCACCACCGCCGGAGAAGTCCAACTTCACCCGGCGATGTAGTTTGCTCAGCCGTTACTTGAAGGAGAAGGGTAGTTTCGGTAATATAGATCTTGGATTGGTCCGAAAGCCTGGTCCGGATCTCGGGTTACCCGGAAACTCTGATCAACAAGGTACTTTATATCTTCCTAGCTCTCACGTCCGCCACTTGTAATAGTAAAGTctggttttattttatttatttgcaaGTCACTTCCTTAAAACTCGAATTAATCTACTTTTGTAATATGTAACCAGGAAAATATAAGAAGAGAATTTAGTTGATTTTGGAAACTGATACGGTTCATGAATcgcaaaaaataattattttttgtagagTTTATTCGTTTGATGATTCCAATAAAGCTTATAAGAGTTTTTTATTCTCTTTATTCAGAGAAACAAAATGTGATGCATAAGGCAAATTCGGAACTCAAAGCCCTTAATGTCTTAGGCGAACCCTCTAGTTCATTTGGAGGCAAAGCCAAAGCTACCAATCTCAGGTGAGATCTATAATAATACTTGTTGCTCTTCCGGTTTTAAATGGTTCTCTTCTGAAACCGGATTTTGGTTTACAGTGAACCATCAGAGCCAATTAGTTCTCAGCTGACAATATTCTTTGGAGGAAAAGTTCTAGTATACAATGAGTTTCCTTCAGACAAAGCTAAAGAGATAATACAGGTAGCAAAAGAAGCCAAGTCTGTGACTGATATTAACATTCAGACACAAATCAATGTCCAAAAGGACCACAACAAAAGCAACATAGTTCTTCCTGATCTCAACGAGCCCACAGATACTGCGGATGTCaatcaacagcaacaacaacaaaaccaGCTCGTGGAACGTATAGCACGTAGAGCTTCCTTACATCGCTTCTTTGCTAAACGTAAAGACAGGTAAACATAGCTTGACTAGTTCAAAAGATTATGTATTTGAAAACTATAAGTGCTCTTAAATGATCCTAGTAATCAATCAAAACCGCGATAGATACTCACATGACAATTTtcgtatattttgttttttcatcACAGGGCTGTGGCTAGAGCTCCATACCAAGTTAACCAAAATGGTGGTGGTCATCATTATCCTCCGAAGCCAGAGACTGTACCTGGTCAACAGCTAGAGCAGGGACAGTCGTCACAACCACAACGACCGGCTCAACCCAAACCAGAATGTGATAAAGATATGTTGATGGAAGTTAAGGAAGAAGGCCAGTGTTCGAAAGATCTCGAACTTAGGCTATAATcaaattttgttaaatatttgtaagaaaCTTAAACTTAAGATGATCGTCTGacttattttaaatgatttttgcTTTGTACTAAAGTTTGCAACCAATTTTTAACTTGGATATTAATAAATGCAATAGTGAATTTAGTTGCAATTTATAACAATTTGATTTGCAAGTTATTGTGGAGTTTATTTTTAGTCGTTAGGTGCAAGTTATAACGATTTGGTTTACAATTATCctctaaaaaaaatcaatcaaaaagATTCTATcatgaaatatttaatttgtagttgTAGGCAACAAACTAATTGATCATGGTAAGGATTTGATTAAATATtacagtatttttttttttgcatgatgTATATATAGAAGAATTTGAAAATGCTGCAATATTTTGATGTATTTTAGCTGTTTTTGGACTTGTCCGTTATCAACGTAGTTAATCTTCACGTCAACGGAGTTAATCTTCACGTCAACGGAGTTTATAACTCACTCCACCATAATATAAAACAACACACGGAAGGCACTTTCATGGTTTTTGTTAAGAGTATTTTTCAATTCAAAGTTTATCGGGGAAGTATAAATCTTGAAGGTTTAAAGTGGAAGTAAGTTCCACTTTGAAAGTTTTTCATGGGATTTCCCAATGTTTTTTTCCAACAGGAAGTGAGTGATTGGTTAGGATGTTActgtagaaaatttattttataatttagtcTGTAGaatttttgatttagctttaggagatgtagttttaaaattttctactaCCAAAAAGATGAGACTTTAGAAAATAACACTTTTAtagcattttttttgttttttgactgtagcttttattttttaattgtagctttaaaaacttatataaaacATGATTGATAGTTTTTAAAGctgtagataaaaattaaagctaaagtcacttGGTACAGCCTAACCAATCACCTCCTTAGAAGCACGACACTATGTTGAATACTTctaatttaaatatctattttggATAATGTAACTGTGGCTTTTATTATAGAGAAAGTCATTTGGTAAAGTACATCAATTACATAAGATTGTAGCGAATTACATTACAGTTTTTTTGGCATCGACTTCAATTGTATAATTTTTGCCTATTAGAATTACCTAACCTAGTTtatgatggataaagaatgtCCTTTTTGGAGTGAAAATGGAAATAAGAGAGTGAGTTTGCttacaatatttttgtaagCTGTAAAGCTTCAAAAGCTTGTTGACTTCTCTAGTGATATACTGTTTTCAGTTTTTCATAatggattttgatttttgagtATGGTCATGGCGTGCGTGATGTGATTTGATCAGTTTagtaaatgtttttgaaatttctGGTCCTTTTTTTAAAACGTCTAAATAGATTTTATTGATATACCAAAATACAAATAGAGTTTAAGAATCATATCCAAAGCAACAACAtacaatttattaaataagtatAAATATGCGACATATGCTGAAGATAAATTGTTTGTAGAAGTGAAGACATTCTGATCCTTTTTATGTTTTCTCTtagtttactaaaaaaatttCTCAACAAAATATCATAACAATATTGTAATAATACATACCAACATATAATTTCATAATAAATATATCTCATTTATTTAACGAAGATGCATGCCTGATCGGATTAATTTATTTAGAATTTCATACCAAAAGAAATTATAGATTTCTAGTAATTACATAAGACCAGTCAATCATTCATAGTAAAATATACAATTATTTGAGAGTTACTTGAAACTATTTATAGAAATCATTTACGAATTTGAATtgctttataaaaaattaatattatgtttcactattatatttacttataatattgaataaaatatatttgtaaataacatattttaaaaataaattcacACGGCATTCAAAGGTTGAAAAGACAATGTGGCAATAACATCTAAAACATAAAAGCaaataaattaacatataaGAGAATTTCTTGCTCTTCTAATTACAATAAAGTATCACAATTAAGAAGCTTCTACTTTTTAATCAGTGATTATATCAAAAgcttaaaatatattagatttCCTCTCTTATAATATggtattaatataatattaaggaaaaaataaggaaaaaatAATGTGATTTGagcaaaaaataagaaaaaactaaTGATATGATTCTATGAGAACTGGTCGAACCAGAACGCCTAGATcaatcctcttcttcttttatgGTCGATAGACTCTATTAGTTCAACACTTCGAATTCAAAGCATTTGTTACTTTATCACCTCTTGTTGGAATGGATTCGAGTTTGAAGCATTTGTTACTTTATTACCTCTTGTTGAAACATCAGATGTCAACATTTTGAGAAGATGGAAGCTGAGCGAATGTGAAGAAGATTGAAAGGAAAGTTACGTCAATATTCTTGGTGCACTCTTTCTCGGGTTCGTTGTAACCCTTTCTGTAAGCTCCTTGCGCCACAAGATAGTCTTGTGAATCTGGTTGTGGAGGTGTGTATTGTCTCTACTGATGGTATTTGGTTCTAGAGTGGCCTGTAAGAGCTTGATTCGAGCGATCCTATGCATTTTGCATATGCTGTTGTCGTCTTCTCACCGCATTCTTTACATTGTGAATGACATATGGTACACATTGATATGGAACTTGATCGCGTGGTTAGTCGTAGGGGCATGGGAGGTTACCTTAGAGAAGCTTCAGACGGAATCAGATAATCAAGTGATGATATCCATCGAGAAAGTTTTCGTTGTGGTTGCGTTAGTCTTCTCGACCTGCCTGGTGAAGTCTGTTATAGCTAACTCATTAGCTGCTTGGTTCCACGTGAGCATGTATGGCGAGAAGATAGTTGAATCTCTCTACTATGAGTATTTGCTTGAAGTTCTGACAGGTCATCCAACCATGTTGATGACTCAATATTTGCCACACAATGCGATATTGAATCATGAAGATCTAAACCCGGTACATATATCATCATGGCAGAGGAGAAAACTGAtgattgagaaaaaaaaacaggtgtAGCAGCTGGGATAAAATGTGAATCAGATGCGAGAACTGAAGCAGAAAAGATATTTCAGAACGTGGCGATTGATAATTCACAGTAAGTTTCATATATctgcatttatatatatatgtttgaaatCCCAAATCTTTATTgaaattctttatttattttgaaggTTCACTGACTTGGAAGATCTCGAGCAATTCCTTCGGAAAGATTATGCTCTGAAGACATTGAATATCTTTCGGAGGACATATGAGGCTAATGAGGACATTCGTATCAGCTTATTATTCCTACAGGAGTGGATGGTAAAAATCCATATCGTCCAACTTTCAACTTAAGCACAAACGTTGATTTTCATATGTACGTAAATAACGATATTCCATTTTGCAGGTTGATTCTTTCAAAAGGCATAGATGTCTTTATTTATCACTGGAACACACTGACATAACATCCAAGAGAGTTAACAACATTTTCAGCCTCATAGTTTGGACTCTGATTGCTGCGCTTTTGATTCCACTGCTAGGATGGGGACCAACAATATACACGATCTTAATCATCACGAGTTCATTTGTCGTCACATATTTCTGTGGGTTGACTTGGAAACAGTGTCGGTCCGAAATTCTATGGCGCCTAAAGtgcataaaaaaaattatgccaTTTCTAATGAAAATTAAATTCCTGAGACTAAAGTAATTCTATAATGAAATTGAGTTTACTTCAATATTactttgttttaaaatagaaaagagattaatgaacaaaaatgagaaataaaATGGAGTTAGAAGCATTTGTTACTCCAAGTTTCGTATTAAAGTGAAATACAGATGGGTTTATATATGCTCTAACAACAATTTTTTAATAAGCTTTGCTTTGTTAaaaccaaacaattttttttttgataaaataatgaTTCTAAAACGCTCATATACAGTTTAACATGTTACttgaatttatttttggtttcaGATCACTCAAATTTACTAGCTGATTTCTTATTTTGTTGCCAGTCATACTTTCTACAAACGCATTGGTAAAAAGAACAGCTTAATTCCACTCAAAATTGAAAAACCGAAAAATgcatcaaagaagaagaaagaagagacaGATGAATAATGTCTCGTAAATGGCACCGATTTGGAAAAAGAGATTAATTGATTTACTCTATTTATATGACTTTATCATTTAATACAATATAAAGAAACTAAGATCATCAATAAAGGAATCATAATCAATTAGATTCTTTCAATTATTATCAAAAAGGGAAAATTTTGAAAGTACAGGTTGCACATGATAGTTAAAAGGAATAGAGTTCAAGCCACTAGACCTAAGAGACTTTCATAGATTTGGCGCTCCTAAAATATATACGTTTGTGTGGTGCTTAGAGCCCAAGTTTTACTAGCTTTAGTCCAAGGCCGGACCTGCTTGGAAAGAGCATTATTTTCTCGATGCATCTATTGTTTATCAGGCAACCCTTTTATGTTGGAGATGAggttgagattgaagaagtcAAGGTAAACAAACGATATTTCCAACTTATATATGCTTAACCTGATATGAGAGTGAATTTTAAATTGTGTGGTTTTGTGACCAGATGTATGTGGAGGAGCTTAGGTTGATGGAAACAGTG
It encodes:
- the LOC103835959 gene encoding protein TIFY 11A, whose amino-acid sequence is MSRNEDGEAPPPEKSNFTRRCSLLSRYLKEKGSFGNIDLGLVRKPGPDLGLPGNSDQQEKQNVMHKANSELKALNVLGEPSSSFGGKAKATNLSEPSEPISSQLTIFFGGKVLVYNEFPSDKAKEIIQVAKEAKSVTDINIQTQINVQKDHNKSNIVLPDLNEPTDTADVNQQQQQQNQLVERIARRASLHRFFAKRKDRAVARAPYQVNQNGGGHHYPPKPETVPGQQLEQGQSSQPQRPAQPKPECDKDMLMEVKEEGQCSKDLELRL